The nucleotide sequence TGGTCCAAATGGAGCTGGTAAAACAACCATAGCTCGATATTTAGCTACAAAAAATAAGGGTTTGCACATACAACTAGATTGGTATTCATCAATGCAAAGAGGCAAAGAATGGTATACAAAAAACAATAATAGGGAAAAAATAAACCTGTTACTAGGTACGCTTGATGCTGTGGTTACAAAAACTAGGTACAATAAGATTTATCTTGACGGTGTACTACTCTATACTTTTATGTTCAAGATGCTTGAGGTTTGGTGTAAAAACAACAAAATTAATTACAAATTTGTTAAATTAGTTGGTAGTGAAAAGAAATTAGCCTATCGTGTCACAAAAAGAAGGAAGCCAAGGAAAAATGATTGGAACAAGAAACTACCTAAGATTTATAAACATTTTACATACCCAAGCAGCTTAGAGATTGATACGACAGGTAAGGGTATCTCCAAAGTAATAAAATACTTGACATAATCGCGTAATAAGGTACTATTTTCCTAGGTGCAGTAAAAGGAAAGGCAAAAATGAAATATTCTTTTGGTGTTTTGAAACCAGATTGTATTAAACTCAATTTAGTTGATCGAGCTATAGAGTTAGTTTGTAGTCGTGGTTTGAGGATCATTTTTTCAAAAAAAGTAATGCTGAAACCAATAGATGTGGAATTTCTGTATTCAAGGTGTCGGCAGCTATCTTTTTTTGAGAATTTACTCAAATTTATGACTTCTGGTGAGATTATGGTGTATATCACCGAATCTACCGATAGTAACTGTGCGATAAGAACGCTGAATAGCGTGACGGGGCACACAAATCCAGTGGAAGCAAAACCGGATACTCTCCGCAGTATGGGAAAGAATGTGTGTGAAAACATCGCTCATTCCACCGCAGACGAACAAACATTTTGGTCTGAGGTAAGGTATTTTTTAACCAAGGAGGAAATTAAAACATTGAGACTGGAATCCTAAAAAAATTCCAGTTTCGTTTTTTTACAAAACATATGGAAATTAAAACTATTGAAGACGATTTTAAAGTTAAATTGGACAGTTATATTAATAAGTGGGATTCTGATTCCCGCATACTACATCTTTTTGAGGAGGTTGGGGAATTTGCGGAAATAATTCT is from Candidatus Paceibacterota bacterium and encodes:
- a CDS encoding AAA family ATPase, encoding MIKREITVFYGPNGAGKTTIARYLATKNKGLHIQLDWYSSMQRGKEWYTKNNNREKINLLLGTLDAVVTKTRYNKIYLDGVLLYTFMFKMLEVWCKNNKINYKFVKLVGSEKKLAYRVTKRRKPRKNDWNKKLPKIYKHFTYPSSLEIDTTGKGISKVIKYLT
- a CDS encoding nucleoside-diphosphate kinase, which codes for MKYSFGVLKPDCIKLNLVDRAIELVCSRGLRIIFSKKVMLKPIDVEFLYSRCRQLSFFENLLKFMTSGEIMVYITESTDSNCAIRTLNSVTGHTNPVEAKPDTLRSMGKNVCENIAHSTADEQTFWSEVRYFLTKEEIKTLRLES